One window of Vespa velutina chromosome 2, iVesVel2.1, whole genome shotgun sequence genomic DNA carries:
- the LOC124957881 gene encoding mediator of RNA polymerase II transcription subunit 14 isoform X1 gives MIISNLFPLGYPRKTDMERKIEIYNFSARTRQLYVRLLALVKWANSASKVDKSAHIMAFLDKQSLLFVDTADMLARMARKTLVHARLPNFHIPAAVEVLTTGTYGRLPACIRERIVPPDPITPAEKRSTLQRLNQVIQHRLVTGNLLPQMRNLKIEAGRVTFLVEQEFSVSLTVMGDGPAVPWRLLELEILVSDRETGDGKALVHPLQTRYVHQVVQSRLAESSNPLSEVYHILHYFCQSLQLEVLYSQTLRLIRDRLDEHIHVDEYTPGKCLSISYWRELTSKDPRSELGYRLTVQVDQHDPARPLAVVHVPSLGSKESEIADRAIRSDQLSMECLLVHTIYIRTRSRLSELKQELQAILKDVECTLAGSPAILSVPVLQPCLRAELLLVTVDTHTGMLQCHVPQYDAPLVPELTAALNGDHSRLTTLISELRFWITQRRCEKTLQHLPATSYERLPVLHHPEHPMSKISRHRMFVQLHRHPSVILIVAFKEKENSPCEIECSFYLAVVKHSSIEDDPHDDSIEAEIPKMYLKVQTLIEFDTFVITHGPFTSVDSGSNDQDGGYITEAMEPMSNKRRSTGTGGRTDAVGIAQNRRSKHPAYFIPELAHVVALCDERIPFVTLAQELSRRDIAHQGLQVEANATALVLKLVQLLPPSPNIATSSAWYSLLKRLLSVSIRVHGKGIGKSWMAEFVFYSSPLTSNHTKEQGLRRPVYFSYDMLTADNVSRTVDSLLNDWAQIVHLYSIVQDLAEYFKIEKYNLRNLVTVKSYSYSKLILAYGPNRGATVTVYWNTDDKAFKLIFGKSPTNTVANAHSIMKEQLEAHLNRHRNLAQLIIILHETIQPLTSISKLPTIPQLCVYNSRPQVPVQTFTIMPQCVTLVRIAYQGLYCLELRMRGNGLVSLRDGAYSCFDRSYIVNEFTPMQGLKAFLSKYVDESALFRRRSQSEDDNPPSPVTMDSDGGGSGVGFLSHHRSGPQSPAQQRDGLRFHPPLTPPSGSNPHTPASPHTANISQASQHQSFGSSPATSFNLASPPSLPPNTPNMLPHPSPGSSLVANSPLNPMHVSSPVGLMPTSSPGPCNNVQVGHSPAGSFMQTGHIDGSPFPSSQSMASPAASNWPGSPSVPRPSPVRPGQSPGHAALHSPQATDHKSGSHISRVLPQRSWAGAVPTLLTHEALELLSCPSSHPSGLPGPDLSPLERFLGCIYMRRQLTRFIQKDECLTSINITEPGVVHFKVESLQCRVGLNPQHLQSLHIKVQPLSEHKDQWTSEELQIIEKFFDTRVAVPPYKPNTISGFGKMLNVPFNVLKDFVQIMKLELVPGLAQQQQLKWSVQWCLRIPPSATPIVPTGMAAVLVCRNKILFFLQITRIGIPYQGETPSLVLPLVYDVSTNLTQLAEKRDPSPASATAAASLQLKRFAEYGANQSECSLFPAVRDLLTNLTLPSEPPVISQVVASPAGSQVTATQQIQSPAMQLHSPMAGTQGPPQGPYGIQGMPPMGMMSGPSQ, from the exons atgataataagtaACTTATTTCCTTTAGGTTACCCTCGCAAAACTGATATGGAacgtaaaattgaaatttataatttttctgcTAGAACGAGACAATTATATGTTCGTTTATTGGCATTAGTAAAATGGGCCAACAGTGCATCTAAAGTCGATAAATCAGca CACATTATGGCATTTTTAGACAAACAATCATTACTATTTGTTGATACTGCTGACATGTTGGCAAGAATGGCACGAAAAACACTCGTTCATGCAAGATTACCTAATTTTCATATTCCTGCAGCAGTAGAAGTCCTCACTACAGGCACATATGGTCGTTTACCAGCTTGTATCAGA GAAAGAATAGTACCGCCTGATCCTATTACTCcagcagaaaaaagaagtacattACAAAGATTAAATCAAGTAATACAACATAGACTAGTTACTGGAAATTTACTTCCACAAATGCGTAATTTGAAG ATCGAAGCTGGTAGAGTAACATTTTTAGTCGAACAAGAATTTTCAGTCTCGCTTACTGTTATGGGAGATGGTCCAGCAGTACCATGGAGATTATTGGAATTGGAGATTTTAGTTTCTGATAGAGAAACGGGAGATGGAAAAGCATTAGTACATCCCTTACAAACGCGTTATGTTCATcag gtCGTGCAATCTAGATTAGCAGAAAGTTCTAATCCATTGTCTGAAGTATACCatattcttcattatttttgtcaATCGTTACAATTGGAAGTACTTTATTCACAAACATTAAGATTAATTCGTGATAGATTAGATGAACATATACATGTAGATGAATATACACCTGGAAAATGTTTATCTATATCATATTGGAG aGAGTTAACTAGTAAAGATCCTAGATCAGAACTTGGATACAGATTAACTGTACAAGTTGATCAACATGATCCTGCAAGACCTCTTGCTGTAGTACATGTACCATCATTAGGTAGCAAG GAAAGTGAAATAGCAGATAGGGCTATAAGATCAGATCAATTATCAATGGAGTGTTTACTTGTGCatactatttatatacgaaCAAGAAGTCGCCTTTCTGAATTAAAACAAGAATTGCAAGCAATATTGAAAGATGTTGAAT GTACATTAGCAGGATCTCCAGCTATTTTATCAGTTCCAGTATTACAGCCGTGTTTAAGAGCAGAGCTTCTCTTAGTTACAGTAGATACTCATACGGGGATGCTTCAATGTCATGTACCACAATATGATGCTCCTTTAGTGCCTGAATTAACTGCTGCATTGAATGGTGATCATTCTAGACTTACTACACTTATATCAGAATTAAG ATTTTGGATCACACAAAGAAGATGTGAAAAAACATTACAACATTTACCTGCCACATCTTATGAACGTTTACCAGTTTTACATCATCCAGAACATCCAATGTCAAAAATTAGTAGACATCGTATGTTTGTTCAATTACATAGGCATCCGTCAGTTATTTTG attgTGGCattcaaggaaaaagaaaattctccaTGTGAAATTGAATGTTCATTTTATCTTGCAGTAGTAAAACATAGTTCTATTGAAGATGATCCACACGATGATAGTATAGAAGCAGAAATTCCTAAGATGTATTTAAAAGTTCAAACACTTATTGAATTTGACACATTTGTGATTACTCATGGACCATTCACTAGCGTTGATAGTg GGAGTAATGATCAAGATGGGGGGTACATTACAGAAGCGATGGAGCCAATGAGCAACAAGCGCAGAAGCACGGGAACTGGGGGAAGAACAGATGCAGTGGGTATAGCACAGAACAGAAGATCAAAACATCCAGCATATTTTATTCCTGAATTGGCCCACGTTGTAGCTTTGTGCGATGAAAGGATACCATTTGTAACTTTGGCTCAAgag cTTAGTAGACGGGATATAGCACATCAAGGGCTTCAAGTAGAAGCAAATGCTACGGCTTTAGTATTGAAACTTGTACAGTTACTTCCTCCATCACCAAATATTGCAACAAGCAGTGCGTGgtattctcttttaaaaagacTTCTTAGTGTTTCTATCAGAGTTCATGGAAAAGGGATAGGAAAGTCATGGATGGctgaatttgttttttacaGTAGTCCTCTTACTAGTAACCATACTAAGGAACAAg gtTTACGTAGACcagtatatttttcatatgatATGTTAACGGCGGATAATGTGTCACGCACAGTAGATTCATTATTGAATGATTGGGCACAAATTGTTCATTTGTATTCAATAGTTCAAGATTTAgctgaatattttaaaatcg aaaaatataatttacgaaATCTGGTCACAGTTAAATCATATAGTTATAGCAAACTAATCCTTGCGTATGGTCCTAATCGGGGAGCAACTGTAACTGTATATTGGAATACTGATGATAAagcatttaaattaatatttgggAAAA GCCCGACAAATACAGTTGCCAATGCACATTCTATCATGAAGGAACAACTTGAAGCACATTTGAATAGGCATAGAAATTTAgctcaattaattattatacttcatGAAACTATACAGCCACTTACATCAATTAGCAAATTACCAACTATTCCTCAACTTTGTGTATATAATTCC aggCCACAAGTACCAGTACAAACATTTACGATAATGCCACAGTGTGTAACATTGGTGAGAATAGCATACCAAGGATTGTATTGTTTGGAATTAAGAATGAGAGGAAATGGGCTTGTTAGTTTACGTGATGGTGCATATAGTTGTTTTGATAGAAGTTATATTGTTAATGAATTTACACCTATGCAAGGTCTTAAg gcATTTCTTTCCAAGTACGTGGATGAGAGCGCACTTTTTAGAAGAAGATCACAATCAGAAGATGATAATCCACCATCGCCAGTTACTATGGATAGCGATGGCGGAGGAAGTGGAGTTGGTTTTTTAAGTCATCATAGAAGCGGTCCACAATCTCCAGCCCAACAACGAGATGGTTTAAGATTTCATCCACCATTAACTCCACCATCTGGTAGTAATCCACATACACCTGCTAGTCCACATACTGCGAATATATCACAg GCCAGTCAACATCAAAGTTTTGGTAGCAGTCCTGCAACTTCGTTTAATTTAGCATCACCGCCTTCGCTACCCCCTAATACACCAAATATGTTACCACACCCATCACCTGGTTCAAGTCTTGTTGCCAACAGTCCTTTAAATCCAATGCATGTATCAAGTCCTGTTGGACTTATGCCAACATCTTCTCCAGGGCCTTGCAATAATGTACAAGTAGGACATTCGCCTGCAGGATCGTTTATGCAAACAG GCCATATTGATGGTAGTCCATTTCCTTCTTCACAAAGTATGGCCTCTCCTGCTGCTTCAAATTGGCCAGGATCTCCAAGTGTTCCACGACCTTCTCCAGTTAGACCTGGTCAAAGTCCTGGCCATGCAGCCTTACATAGTCCTCAAGCGACGGATCACAAAAGTGGCAGTCATATATCTAGAGTATTACCTCAAAGATCATGGGCCGGAGCTGTACCAACTCTTCTCACTCATGAAGCATTAGAACTACTTTCTTGTCCTTCTTCTCATCCTTCTGGATTACCTGGGCCAGATTTATCACCGCTAGAAAGATTTTTGGGTTGTATTTATATGAGGCGACAATTAACGCGTTTCATTCAAAAAGACGAATGT TTAACTAGCATCAACATCACAGAACCAGGCGTTGTACACTTTAAAGTGGAAAGTTTACAATGTAGAGTTGGATTAAATCCACAACATCTTCAATCTCTTCATATAAAAGTACAACCGCTTTCGGAACACAAAGATCAATGGACTTCCGAGGAATTACAA attatagaaaaatttttcgatactCGCGTTGCTGTTCCACCTTATAAACCAAATACAATATCTGGCTTTGGAAAGATGCTTAACGTTCCTTTCAACGTTTTAAAAGATTTTGTccaaataatgaaattagaaCTTGTACCTGGTCTTGCACAACAGCAACAATTAAAATGGTCTGTACAATGGTGTTTACGTATTCCACCATCTGCAACACCAATTGTGCCAACTGGTATGGCAGCTGTACTTGTGTGCAGaaacaaaattctatttttt ttACAAATAACAAGAATAGGTATACCATATCAAGGAGAAACACCATCCCTTGTACTACCACTTGTATATGATGTCAGTACTAATTTAACTCAATTAGCAGAGAAAAGAGATCCTAGTCCTGCTTCTGCAACTGCAGCAGCGTCGttacaattaaaaagatttgcTGAATATGGTGCAAATCAATCAGAGTGCTCCTTGTTTCCAGCTGTAAGAGATCTTTTAACAAATTTGACGCTTCCTTCTGAACCTCCAGTAATATCACAg gTTGTTGCATCTCCAGCTGGAAGTCAAGTAACTGCAACTCAACAAATACAAAGTCCAGCTATGCAGTTACATTCTCCGATGGCTGGAACACAAGGACCACCGCAAGGACCATATGGCATTCAAGGTATGCCACCGATGGGAATGATGAGCGGACCTTCGCAATAG
- the LOC124957881 gene encoding mediator of RNA polymerase II transcription subunit 14 isoform X3: protein MERKIEIYNFSARTRQLYVRLLALVKWANSASKVDKSAHIMAFLDKQSLLFVDTADMLARMARKTLVHARLPNFHIPAAVEVLTTGTYGRLPACIRERIVPPDPITPAEKRSTLQRLNQVIQHRLVTGNLLPQMRNLKIEAGRVTFLVEQEFSVSLTVMGDGPAVPWRLLELEILVSDRETGDGKALVHPLQTRYVHQVVQSRLAESSNPLSEVYHILHYFCQSLQLEVLYSQTLRLIRDRLDEHIHVDEYTPGKCLSISYWRELTSKDPRSELGYRLTVQVDQHDPARPLAVVHVPSLGSKESEIADRAIRSDQLSMECLLVHTIYIRTRSRLSELKQELQAILKDVECTLAGSPAILSVPVLQPCLRAELLLVTVDTHTGMLQCHVPQYDAPLVPELTAALNGDHSRLTTLISELRFWITQRRCEKTLQHLPATSYERLPVLHHPEHPMSKISRHRMFVQLHRHPSVILIVAFKEKENSPCEIECSFYLAVVKHSSIEDDPHDDSIEAEIPKMYLKVQTLIEFDTFVITHGPFTSVDSGSNDQDGGYITEAMEPMSNKRRSTGTGGRTDAVGIAQNRRSKHPAYFIPELAHVVALCDERIPFVTLAQELSRRDIAHQGLQVEANATALVLKLVQLLPPSPNIATSSAWYSLLKRLLSVSIRVHGKGIGKSWMAEFVFYSSPLTSNHTKEQGLRRPVYFSYDMLTADNVSRTVDSLLNDWAQIVHLYSIVQDLAEYFKIEKYNLRNLVTVKSYSYSKLILAYGPNRGATVTVYWNTDDKAFKLIFGKSPTNTVANAHSIMKEQLEAHLNRHRNLAQLIIILHETIQPLTSISKLPTIPQLCVYNSRPQVPVQTFTIMPQCVTLVRIAYQGLYCLELRMRGNGLVSLRDGAYSCFDRSYIVNEFTPMQGLKAFLSKYVDESALFRRRSQSEDDNPPSPVTMDSDGGGSGVGFLSHHRSGPQSPAQQRDGLRFHPPLTPPSGSNPHTPASPHTANISQASQHQSFGSSPATSFNLASPPSLPPNTPNMLPHPSPGSSLVANSPLNPMHVSSPVGLMPTSSPGPCNNVQVGHSPAGSFMQTGHIDGSPFPSSQSMASPAASNWPGSPSVPRPSPVRPGQSPGHAALHSPQATDHKSGSHISRVLPQRSWAGAVPTLLTHEALELLSCPSSHPSGLPGPDLSPLERFLGCIYMRRQLTRFIQKDECLTSINITEPGVVHFKVESLQCRVGLNPQHLQSLHIKVQPLSEHKDQWTSEELQIIEKFFDTRVAVPPYKPNTISGFGKMLNVPFNVLKDFVQIMKLELVPGLAQQQQLKWSVQWCLRIPPSATPIVPTGMAAVLVCRNKILFFLQITRIGIPYQGETPSLVLPLVYDVSTNLTQLAEKRDPSPASATAAASLQLKRFAEYGANQSECSLFPAVRDLLTNLTLPSEPPVISQVVASPAGSQVTATQQIQSPAMQLHSPMAGTQGPPQGPYGIQGMPPMGMMSGPSQ, encoded by the exons ATGGAacgtaaaattgaaatttataatttttctgcTAGAACGAGACAATTATATGTTCGTTTATTGGCATTAGTAAAATGGGCCAACAGTGCATCTAAAGTCGATAAATCAGca CACATTATGGCATTTTTAGACAAACAATCATTACTATTTGTTGATACTGCTGACATGTTGGCAAGAATGGCACGAAAAACACTCGTTCATGCAAGATTACCTAATTTTCATATTCCTGCAGCAGTAGAAGTCCTCACTACAGGCACATATGGTCGTTTACCAGCTTGTATCAGA GAAAGAATAGTACCGCCTGATCCTATTACTCcagcagaaaaaagaagtacattACAAAGATTAAATCAAGTAATACAACATAGACTAGTTACTGGAAATTTACTTCCACAAATGCGTAATTTGAAG ATCGAAGCTGGTAGAGTAACATTTTTAGTCGAACAAGAATTTTCAGTCTCGCTTACTGTTATGGGAGATGGTCCAGCAGTACCATGGAGATTATTGGAATTGGAGATTTTAGTTTCTGATAGAGAAACGGGAGATGGAAAAGCATTAGTACATCCCTTACAAACGCGTTATGTTCATcag gtCGTGCAATCTAGATTAGCAGAAAGTTCTAATCCATTGTCTGAAGTATACCatattcttcattatttttgtcaATCGTTACAATTGGAAGTACTTTATTCACAAACATTAAGATTAATTCGTGATAGATTAGATGAACATATACATGTAGATGAATATACACCTGGAAAATGTTTATCTATATCATATTGGAG aGAGTTAACTAGTAAAGATCCTAGATCAGAACTTGGATACAGATTAACTGTACAAGTTGATCAACATGATCCTGCAAGACCTCTTGCTGTAGTACATGTACCATCATTAGGTAGCAAG GAAAGTGAAATAGCAGATAGGGCTATAAGATCAGATCAATTATCAATGGAGTGTTTACTTGTGCatactatttatatacgaaCAAGAAGTCGCCTTTCTGAATTAAAACAAGAATTGCAAGCAATATTGAAAGATGTTGAAT GTACATTAGCAGGATCTCCAGCTATTTTATCAGTTCCAGTATTACAGCCGTGTTTAAGAGCAGAGCTTCTCTTAGTTACAGTAGATACTCATACGGGGATGCTTCAATGTCATGTACCACAATATGATGCTCCTTTAGTGCCTGAATTAACTGCTGCATTGAATGGTGATCATTCTAGACTTACTACACTTATATCAGAATTAAG ATTTTGGATCACACAAAGAAGATGTGAAAAAACATTACAACATTTACCTGCCACATCTTATGAACGTTTACCAGTTTTACATCATCCAGAACATCCAATGTCAAAAATTAGTAGACATCGTATGTTTGTTCAATTACATAGGCATCCGTCAGTTATTTTG attgTGGCattcaaggaaaaagaaaattctccaTGTGAAATTGAATGTTCATTTTATCTTGCAGTAGTAAAACATAGTTCTATTGAAGATGATCCACACGATGATAGTATAGAAGCAGAAATTCCTAAGATGTATTTAAAAGTTCAAACACTTATTGAATTTGACACATTTGTGATTACTCATGGACCATTCACTAGCGTTGATAGTg GGAGTAATGATCAAGATGGGGGGTACATTACAGAAGCGATGGAGCCAATGAGCAACAAGCGCAGAAGCACGGGAACTGGGGGAAGAACAGATGCAGTGGGTATAGCACAGAACAGAAGATCAAAACATCCAGCATATTTTATTCCTGAATTGGCCCACGTTGTAGCTTTGTGCGATGAAAGGATACCATTTGTAACTTTGGCTCAAgag cTTAGTAGACGGGATATAGCACATCAAGGGCTTCAAGTAGAAGCAAATGCTACGGCTTTAGTATTGAAACTTGTACAGTTACTTCCTCCATCACCAAATATTGCAACAAGCAGTGCGTGgtattctcttttaaaaagacTTCTTAGTGTTTCTATCAGAGTTCATGGAAAAGGGATAGGAAAGTCATGGATGGctgaatttgttttttacaGTAGTCCTCTTACTAGTAACCATACTAAGGAACAAg gtTTACGTAGACcagtatatttttcatatgatATGTTAACGGCGGATAATGTGTCACGCACAGTAGATTCATTATTGAATGATTGGGCACAAATTGTTCATTTGTATTCAATAGTTCAAGATTTAgctgaatattttaaaatcg aaaaatataatttacgaaATCTGGTCACAGTTAAATCATATAGTTATAGCAAACTAATCCTTGCGTATGGTCCTAATCGGGGAGCAACTGTAACTGTATATTGGAATACTGATGATAAagcatttaaattaatatttgggAAAA GCCCGACAAATACAGTTGCCAATGCACATTCTATCATGAAGGAACAACTTGAAGCACATTTGAATAGGCATAGAAATTTAgctcaattaattattatacttcatGAAACTATACAGCCACTTACATCAATTAGCAAATTACCAACTATTCCTCAACTTTGTGTATATAATTCC aggCCACAAGTACCAGTACAAACATTTACGATAATGCCACAGTGTGTAACATTGGTGAGAATAGCATACCAAGGATTGTATTGTTTGGAATTAAGAATGAGAGGAAATGGGCTTGTTAGTTTACGTGATGGTGCATATAGTTGTTTTGATAGAAGTTATATTGTTAATGAATTTACACCTATGCAAGGTCTTAAg gcATTTCTTTCCAAGTACGTGGATGAGAGCGCACTTTTTAGAAGAAGATCACAATCAGAAGATGATAATCCACCATCGCCAGTTACTATGGATAGCGATGGCGGAGGAAGTGGAGTTGGTTTTTTAAGTCATCATAGAAGCGGTCCACAATCTCCAGCCCAACAACGAGATGGTTTAAGATTTCATCCACCATTAACTCCACCATCTGGTAGTAATCCACATACACCTGCTAGTCCACATACTGCGAATATATCACAg GCCAGTCAACATCAAAGTTTTGGTAGCAGTCCTGCAACTTCGTTTAATTTAGCATCACCGCCTTCGCTACCCCCTAATACACCAAATATGTTACCACACCCATCACCTGGTTCAAGTCTTGTTGCCAACAGTCCTTTAAATCCAATGCATGTATCAAGTCCTGTTGGACTTATGCCAACATCTTCTCCAGGGCCTTGCAATAATGTACAAGTAGGACATTCGCCTGCAGGATCGTTTATGCAAACAG GCCATATTGATGGTAGTCCATTTCCTTCTTCACAAAGTATGGCCTCTCCTGCTGCTTCAAATTGGCCAGGATCTCCAAGTGTTCCACGACCTTCTCCAGTTAGACCTGGTCAAAGTCCTGGCCATGCAGCCTTACATAGTCCTCAAGCGACGGATCACAAAAGTGGCAGTCATATATCTAGAGTATTACCTCAAAGATCATGGGCCGGAGCTGTACCAACTCTTCTCACTCATGAAGCATTAGAACTACTTTCTTGTCCTTCTTCTCATCCTTCTGGATTACCTGGGCCAGATTTATCACCGCTAGAAAGATTTTTGGGTTGTATTTATATGAGGCGACAATTAACGCGTTTCATTCAAAAAGACGAATGT TTAACTAGCATCAACATCACAGAACCAGGCGTTGTACACTTTAAAGTGGAAAGTTTACAATGTAGAGTTGGATTAAATCCACAACATCTTCAATCTCTTCATATAAAAGTACAACCGCTTTCGGAACACAAAGATCAATGGACTTCCGAGGAATTACAA attatagaaaaatttttcgatactCGCGTTGCTGTTCCACCTTATAAACCAAATACAATATCTGGCTTTGGAAAGATGCTTAACGTTCCTTTCAACGTTTTAAAAGATTTTGTccaaataatgaaattagaaCTTGTACCTGGTCTTGCACAACAGCAACAATTAAAATGGTCTGTACAATGGTGTTTACGTATTCCACCATCTGCAACACCAATTGTGCCAACTGGTATGGCAGCTGTACTTGTGTGCAGaaacaaaattctatttttt ttACAAATAACAAGAATAGGTATACCATATCAAGGAGAAACACCATCCCTTGTACTACCACTTGTATATGATGTCAGTACTAATTTAACTCAATTAGCAGAGAAAAGAGATCCTAGTCCTGCTTCTGCAACTGCAGCAGCGTCGttacaattaaaaagatttgcTGAATATGGTGCAAATCAATCAGAGTGCTCCTTGTTTCCAGCTGTAAGAGATCTTTTAACAAATTTGACGCTTCCTTCTGAACCTCCAGTAATATCACAg gTTGTTGCATCTCCAGCTGGAAGTCAAGTAACTGCAACTCAACAAATACAAAGTCCAGCTATGCAGTTACATTCTCCGATGGCTGGAACACAAGGACCACCGCAAGGACCATATGGCATTCAAGGTATGCCACCGATGGGAATGATGAGCGGACCTTCGCAATAG